One Corynebacterium yudongzhengii DNA window includes the following coding sequences:
- the prpD gene encoding 2-methylcitrate dehydratase PrpD: MIDHTVRTHRSAEDFPYEEHLAYKIARVAADPVAVPAETTEMIINRIIDNASVAAASLTRRPVTVARRQAQAHPVEGKGATVFGTHGLFSAEWAAWANGTAVRELDFHDTFLAEEYSHPGDNIPAILAAAQTSGATGADLVRGIATGYEIQVDLVRGMSLHKHKIDHVAHLGPSAAAGIGTLLHLDVDTIYQAIGQALHTTTATRQSRKGAISSWKAFAPAFAGKMAIEAIDRTMRGEGAPAPIWEGEDGVIAWLLDGPDASYTIPLPAEGEPKHAILDTFTKEHSAEYQAQAIIDLARRMREQIDDFSQIDSIVLHTSHHTHYVIGTGANDPQKMDPHASRETLDHSIMYIFAVALEDGTWHHERSYAPERANRPETVELWHKISTVEDPAWTKRYLSTDPDEKAFGGRAVITLKDGTEIVDEIALADAHPGGARPFAREQYIAKFRELAEGIIDDAEQDRFLEAAQNVENLTNLTELNFTVSEDVLHRAPETPEGLL, from the coding sequence GTGATCGACCACACCGTCCGCACCCACCGCTCGGCCGAGGACTTCCCTTACGAAGAACACCTCGCCTACAAGATCGCCCGCGTCGCCGCCGACCCCGTCGCCGTACCCGCCGAGACGACCGAGATGATCATCAACCGCATCATCGACAACGCCTCCGTCGCCGCCGCCTCGCTGACGCGGCGCCCGGTGACGGTGGCCCGTCGACAAGCGCAAGCCCACCCCGTGGAAGGCAAGGGCGCGACCGTATTCGGCACCCACGGCCTCTTCTCCGCCGAATGGGCGGCCTGGGCCAACGGCACCGCCGTGCGCGAGCTCGACTTCCACGACACCTTCCTCGCCGAGGAGTACTCGCACCCCGGCGACAACATCCCCGCCATCCTCGCCGCCGCCCAGACCAGCGGCGCCACCGGCGCCGACCTCGTGCGCGGCATCGCCACCGGCTACGAAATCCAGGTCGACCTCGTACGCGGCATGAGCCTGCACAAGCACAAGATCGACCACGTCGCCCACCTCGGGCCCTCGGCCGCCGCGGGTATCGGCACGCTGCTGCACCTCGACGTGGACACCATCTACCAGGCCATTGGCCAGGCGCTGCACACCACCACCGCCACCCGCCAGTCGCGCAAGGGCGCGATCTCCTCCTGGAAGGCTTTCGCCCCCGCGTTCGCCGGCAAGATGGCCATCGAAGCCATCGACCGCACCATGCGCGGCGAAGGCGCCCCGGCGCCGATCTGGGAGGGCGAGGACGGCGTGATCGCCTGGCTTCTCGACGGCCCCGACGCCTCCTACACCATCCCCCTGCCGGCCGAAGGCGAGCCGAAGCACGCCATCCTGGACACCTTCACCAAGGAGCACTCCGCCGAATACCAGGCCCAGGCCATCATCGACTTAGCCCGCCGCATGCGCGAGCAGATCGACGACTTCTCGCAGATCGACTCCATCGTCTTGCACACCTCGCACCACACCCACTACGTCATCGGCACCGGCGCGAACGACCCGCAGAAGATGGACCCCCACGCCTCGCGCGAGACGCTCGATCACTCGATCATGTATATCTTCGCCGTCGCCCTCGAAGACGGCACCTGGCACCACGAGCGCTCCTATGCCCCGGAGCGCGCCAACCGCCCGGAGACCGTCGAGCTGTGGCACAAGATCTCCACCGTCGAGGACCCGGCGTGGACGAAGCGCTACCTGTCCACCGACCCGGACGAGAAGGCCTTCGGCGGCCGCGCCGTGATCACGCTCAAGGACGGCACCGAGATCGTCGACGAGATCGCGCTCGCCGACGCCCACCCCGGCGGCGCCCGCCCGTTCGCGCGCGAGCAGTACATCGCGAAGTTCCGCGAGCTCGCCGAAGGCATCATCGATGACGCCGAACAGGACCGCTTCTTGGAGGCGGCGCAGAACGTCGAGAACCTCACCAACCTGACGGAGCTCAACTTCACCGTCAGCGAGGACGTACTCCACCGTGCACCCGAAACCCCGGAGGGACTGCTGTAA
- the prpB gene encoding methylisocitrate lyase translates to MAGLFNSTKTPAEIRREFRQALNSGTIQKLPGAFNPLTAKLIEDIGSFEGVYISGAVVANELGLPDIGLTTLTEVTNRSRQITRATSLPVLVDADTGFGEPMSAARTVSEFEDAGLAGCHFEDQVNPKRCGHLDGKEVVPTELMVRRITAAANERRDENFIICARTDAAGVESLDSAIERAKAYADAGADLIFTEALYSPADFEKFRAAVDTPLLANMTEFGKTELMSASQLQDLGYNAVIYPVTTLRIAMGAVEEALRDIGETGTQTGWLDRMQHRSRLYELVRYADYNAFDQDVFTYSADTYQPTFDTDK, encoded by the coding sequence ATGGCCGGACTGTTCAATTCCACGAAAACCCCCGCGGAGATCCGCCGCGAATTCCGCCAGGCGCTGAACTCCGGGACGATCCAGAAGCTGCCGGGCGCGTTCAACCCGCTGACCGCGAAGCTCATCGAAGACATCGGCTCGTTCGAGGGCGTCTACATCTCCGGCGCCGTGGTGGCCAACGAGCTTGGCCTGCCGGATATCGGCTTGACGACGCTCACCGAGGTCACGAATCGCTCTCGCCAGATCACTCGCGCGACCAGCCTCCCGGTGCTGGTCGACGCCGACACCGGATTCGGCGAACCCATGAGCGCGGCGCGCACCGTCAGCGAATTCGAAGACGCGGGCTTGGCCGGCTGCCACTTCGAAGACCAGGTCAACCCGAAGCGCTGCGGGCACCTCGACGGCAAGGAGGTCGTGCCGACCGAACTGATGGTCCGGCGCATCACCGCCGCCGCCAACGAGCGCCGCGATGAGAACTTCATCATCTGTGCCCGCACCGATGCCGCCGGCGTCGAGTCGCTGGACTCGGCGATCGAGCGCGCCAAGGCCTATGCCGACGCCGGCGCCGACCTCATCTTCACCGAGGCGCTGTACTCGCCGGCGGACTTCGAGAAGTTCCGCGCAGCAGTGGACACGCCGCTTCTGGCGAACATGACCGAGTTCGGCAAGACCGAGCTCATGAGCGCCAGCCAGCTGCAGGACCTCGGCTACAACGCCGTGATCTACCCGGTGACCACGCTGCGCATCGCCATGGGCGCCGTGGAAGAGGCGCTGCGCGACATCGGCGAGACCGGCACCCAGACCGGGTGGCTGGATCGCATGCAGCACCGCTCGCGGCTCTACGAACTGGTCCGCTACGCCGACTACAACGCCTTCGACCAGGACGTGTTCACCTACTCCGCGGACACCTACCAACCCACCTTCGACACCGACAAGTAA
- a CDS encoding bifunctional 2-methylcitrate synthase/citrate synthase encodes MTAPEIKKGLAGVYADYTAISKVNPETNSLLYRGYPVHELAENCTFEEVAYLLWNGELPNDEQLAQFKKECHSGRELDQATIDVVESMPKDCHPMDVLRGAISFLGTYDEEHFTPSTEHIQKIARRLLSKIPTIVALDIRRRRGEGYVAPRTDLGFTENFLWMVFGDGPDSPLNKPGDVECFEKSMILYAEHSFNASTFTARVITSTLSDAWSAIVGAIGALKGPLHGGANEAVMHNMIEVGDPSRAAQWCKDKLANKELVMGFGHRVYKKGDSRVPTMEAAFRKLASEHEGTEKWVEMYDIMAETMYENTSINIRPNLDFPSGPSYYIMGFDIPFFTPLFVMSRITGWTAHIIEQFENNSLIRPLSAYNGPDERHVEK; translated from the coding sequence ATGACTGCACCCGAGATCAAGAAGGGCCTCGCCGGCGTCTACGCCGACTACACCGCCATCTCCAAGGTCAACCCGGAGACCAACTCGCTGCTCTACCGCGGCTACCCGGTCCACGAGCTCGCCGAGAACTGCACCTTCGAGGAGGTCGCCTACCTGCTGTGGAACGGTGAGCTTCCCAACGACGAGCAGCTCGCCCAGTTCAAGAAGGAATGCCACAGCGGCCGCGAGCTCGACCAGGCGACCATCGACGTCGTCGAGTCCATGCCGAAGGACTGCCACCCGATGGACGTGCTGCGCGGGGCGATCTCCTTCCTCGGCACCTACGACGAGGAGCACTTCACCCCCAGCACCGAGCACATCCAGAAGATCGCCCGCCGCCTGCTGTCGAAGATCCCGACGATCGTCGCCCTCGACATCCGCCGCCGCCGCGGCGAGGGCTACGTCGCCCCGCGCACCGATTTGGGCTTCACCGAGAACTTCCTCTGGATGGTCTTCGGCGACGGGCCTGACTCCCCGCTGAACAAGCCGGGCGACGTCGAGTGCTTCGAGAAGTCCATGATCCTCTACGCCGAGCACTCGTTCAACGCCTCGACGTTCACCGCCCGCGTGATCACCTCGACGCTCTCGGACGCGTGGTCCGCGATCGTCGGCGCCATCGGCGCGCTGAAGGGCCCGCTGCACGGCGGCGCCAACGAGGCCGTCATGCACAACATGATCGAGGTTGGCGACCCCTCCCGCGCCGCCCAGTGGTGCAAGGACAAGCTCGCCAACAAGGAGCTGGTCATGGGCTTTGGGCACCGCGTCTACAAGAAGGGTGACTCCCGCGTGCCGACGATGGAAGCCGCCTTCCGCAAGCTCGCCAGCGAGCACGAGGGCACCGAGAAGTGGGTCGAGATGTACGACATCATGGCCGAGACCATGTACGAGAACACCTCGATCAACATCCGCCCGAACCTGGACTTCCCGTCCGGGCCCTCGTACTACATCATGGGCTTCGACATCCCGTTCTTCACCCCGCTGTTCGTGATGTCCCGAATCACCGGCTGGACTGCGCATATCATCGAGCAGTTCGAGAATAATTCTCTGATTCGTCCGCTTTCTGCCTACAACGGTCCCGACGAGCGCCACGTGGAGAAATAG